The following proteins are co-located in the Pedobacter sp. FW305-3-2-15-E-R2A2 genome:
- a CDS encoding response regulator transcription factor has product MVNIVITDDHPMMLEGLKNILAAEVDFKVLNCFTDGKMTLEFIGTSQPDILLLDINLPDSNSIELVSLLKKKCPDMKILAISVHNEYAVINSMLAEGANGYIQKNASGLEIIAGIRTVLQGQRFLCSQTSLKMSKDADGSLQKVPKLTRREKEILLEAVRGLTTAQMAETLFISPHTVESHRKNLIEKFGVKSITSVIKLALEYGIIRE; this is encoded by the coding sequence ATGGTTAATATAGTAATTACTGATGACCATCCGATGATGCTGGAAGGTTTGAAAAACATCCTTGCCGCAGAGGTCGATTTTAAGGTCCTGAACTGCTTTACCGATGGCAAAATGACGTTGGAGTTCATTGGAACCAGCCAGCCCGACATCCTGTTGCTCGACATCAATCTTCCTGACAGTAACAGCATAGAACTTGTTTCCTTACTGAAGAAAAAGTGCCCGGATATGAAGATTCTGGCAATCAGTGTTCATAATGAGTATGCAGTGATCAATAGTATGCTGGCAGAGGGAGCAAACGGATATATTCAGAAAAATGCCTCAGGACTGGAAATTATTGCGGGTATCCGGACGGTGCTTCAGGGACAGCGTTTTTTATGTTCGCAAACCAGCCTTAAGATGAGCAAAGATGCAGATGGAAGCCTTCAAAAGGTTCCTAAACTTACCCGTAGAGAGAAGGAAATCCTGCTGGAAGCGGTCAGGGGATTAACGACTGCACAAATGGCAGAAACTCTTTTTATCAGTCCTCACACTGTGGAGAGTCATAGAAAAAATCTGATAGAGAAATTTGGCGTTAAGAGCATTACCTCCGTGATCAAACTGGCGCTGGAATATGGCATCATCCGTGAATAG
- a CDS encoding WG repeat-containing protein, whose protein sequence is MMKNCLLILTVLVAADSKAQVVSPPVAGSVEYKPGHQDPPVKGTEISPFRWGYARVSKDGQEFYIDINGGKAFDYMLGDAQAKLGDKYDIQDYQKEILDTDEMPKTVIPFIKDGKTGVLSPDGKIILPAKYDQVDLTYRNYWKLSLNGKQSLYLPGGVALPFFEEINYLDGRYFDIRQGDKWGVYDAKETTLAINAVYEAFDYCGGCAKTSDYVYAKSGGKWGIVGFDGKVRVPFEYDHQHQQMRSDNWVQSFSKNNVPVIVNVNSGQQFDVQENSAILKGMLIYSEQGKFGAYDQNGKLTLPFIYDRIDAEGAGAYQNYPGNYLLMTKGKHQGVIDLTGKVIIPPQYDRVKVCGNYFVLKVGNKTMLTNRALQELKSVEDGEITYIDGSDEGGIAPLPIFRIAQKAYFGLYFANTDKYHEPLFYKIDLDHKAGSKTYDLIVGERQGIKTVFDLDGNILLPGKYNGYTFLAQLGDKRVQVQREGKIGLYHLDTQQEMIPTIYRDYFDFIGPDKQTMVCRSGNYESPRIELRMLKDGQLLSEKYYTEITSIDSTTFLLGDWKSNQYGLYDAVKKSVRLLAFNFVGYIGSKQVLAVSNEDGQAKLYNFHTSRTLPQTYHFSFRNEPKPISAALPDLYLFKNGMAQFGQHNKLGYIDEMGKVIVPATFDKATAFDSLGVAAVARDSSDTQRRYSKLGFLNKKGAFVIPLTSCYADAFYDNHFLAGKILLSKYNPENGELKLGIADNTGKVFLEPIYDRISAVRDDQYLLIEKDRKYGLTDANGKWVVPLQYDDLGLRVYDFYGYSSPVQLFPLPVKEGDKWRYLREKGDKLPIIADRLVY, encoded by the coding sequence ATGATGAAAAATTGCTTGTTGATACTTACTGTACTTGTTGCTGCTGATTCAAAAGCTCAGGTCGTTTCGCCACCTGTAGCAGGAAGTGTTGAATATAAGCCGGGGCATCAGGACCCGCCGGTAAAAGGTACCGAGATTAGTCCCTTCAGGTGGGGCTATGCCCGGGTTTCTAAAGATGGGCAGGAATTTTACATTGACATCAATGGAGGGAAAGCCTTTGATTACATGTTGGGCGATGCTCAGGCTAAACTGGGCGATAAATATGATATTCAGGATTACCAAAAAGAAATCCTGGATACAGATGAAATGCCTAAAACGGTCATTCCGTTTATAAAAGATGGTAAAACAGGGGTGTTGTCGCCCGATGGAAAGATCATATTACCAGCAAAATATGATCAGGTGGATTTAACGTACAGGAACTACTGGAAGCTCTCGCTAAATGGGAAGCAAAGCCTCTACCTGCCCGGTGGGGTAGCGCTTCCCTTTTTTGAGGAGATCAATTATCTTGACGGACGTTACTTTGACATCAGGCAAGGCGACAAATGGGGGGTCTATGATGCAAAGGAAACAACGCTGGCCATCAATGCGGTTTATGAAGCTTTTGACTATTGTGGCGGATGCGCGAAAACATCAGATTATGTCTATGCAAAAAGCGGAGGCAAATGGGGTATAGTAGGATTTGATGGGAAGGTTCGTGTTCCATTTGAGTATGATCATCAACATCAGCAAATGCGTAGTGATAATTGGGTACAGTCTTTCTCAAAAAATAACGTACCCGTAATTGTGAATGTCAATAGCGGGCAACAGTTTGATGTGCAGGAAAATAGCGCGATTTTAAAAGGAATGCTGATTTACAGCGAGCAGGGCAAGTTTGGTGCTTATGACCAGAACGGGAAGCTAACCTTACCCTTTATTTACGATCGTATAGATGCGGAGGGAGCTGGTGCGTATCAGAACTATCCAGGCAATTACCTGTTAATGACCAAAGGAAAACATCAGGGAGTGATAGATCTGACCGGAAAAGTTATAATTCCGCCTCAATATGACCGGGTAAAGGTTTGTGGTAATTATTTTGTGCTGAAAGTGGGAAACAAAACAATGCTTACCAATCGCGCGCTTCAGGAGCTGAAAAGTGTGGAGGATGGAGAGATCACTTATATCGACGGCAGCGATGAGGGAGGAATAGCGCCGCTCCCTATCTTCAGAATTGCTCAGAAGGCTTATTTCGGTTTGTATTTTGCGAATACGGATAAGTATCATGAACCGCTGTTTTATAAGATTGACCTGGATCATAAAGCAGGAAGTAAAACCTATGATCTGATTGTGGGAGAGAGACAGGGGATAAAGACGGTGTTCGATTTAGACGGAAACATACTGCTTCCCGGTAAATACAATGGTTATACTTTCTTGGCTCAGCTTGGTGACAAGCGTGTCCAGGTACAAAGAGAAGGAAAAATTGGCCTTTATCATCTGGATACCCAGCAGGAAATGATTCCAACCATATATCGTGACTATTTTGATTTTATTGGTCCTGACAAACAAACTATGGTTTGCCGCTCAGGCAATTATGAATCCCCGCGCATAGAATTGCGTATGCTCAAAGATGGTCAGTTGCTTTCTGAAAAATACTATACTGAAATTACCAGTATCGACAGCACAACCTTTTTACTGGGCGACTGGAAAAGCAATCAGTATGGCTTATATGATGCAGTGAAAAAGTCGGTCAGGCTTTTGGCTTTTAACTTTGTAGGCTATATCGGGTCAAAGCAGGTCTTGGCAGTGTCCAATGAAGATGGACAGGCGAAGCTTTACAATTTCCATACTTCAAGAACACTTCCGCAAACTTATCATTTTTCGTTCAGGAATGAGCCCAAACCGATCTCTGCAGCTCTGCCTGACCTTTACCTTTTTAAAAATGGTATGGCACAGTTCGGTCAGCACAATAAACTGGGGTATATAGACGAAATGGGGAAGGTAATTGTGCCGGCAACATTTGATAAGGCCACCGCTTTTGACAGCCTTGGAGTGGCAGCTGTGGCACGGGATAGTTCAGATACTCAGAGGAGGTATTCCAAACTGGGCTTCCTGAACAAAAAAGGAGCGTTTGTGATTCCATTAACCAGTTGTTATGCGGATGCCTTCTATGACAATCATTTTCTGGCCGGAAAAATTCTGCTGTCGAAATATAATCCTGAAAACGGTGAACTGAAGCTGGGAATTGCCGACAATACCGGGAAAGTATTTCTAGAACCCATATATGACCGGATTAGCGCCGTCCGGGATGATCAATATTTATTGATAGAAAAAGACCGTAAATATGGACTTACGGACGCAAATGGTAAATGGGTGGTTCCTTTACAATATGATGATCTCGGACTCAGGGTGTATGATTTTTATGGTTATTCTTCACCAGTGCAACTTTTCCCCTTACCGGTAAAGGAAGGAGACAAATGGCGGTACCTTAGGGAGAAAGGAGACAAACTTCCTATCATAGCAGATCGCCTGGTTTACTAA
- a CDS encoding helix-turn-helix domain-containing protein, giving the protein MEKFKCESASTVDRQLALKDAIDLLSGKWKIVILRILYLDGSMRFKDLQEKTTGITPKVLSKELKQLEENLLITRTVNNTKPITVNYALTDHAIETLPVINALIEFGLKHRKKIKNK; this is encoded by the coding sequence ATGGAGAAATTTAAATGTGAATCCGCATCTACCGTTGACAGGCAATTGGCCTTAAAGGATGCAATTGATTTACTAAGTGGCAAATGGAAAATTGTGATTTTGCGAATTTTATACCTGGATGGCTCCATGCGGTTCAAAGACCTGCAGGAGAAGACAACGGGAATAACACCCAAAGTGTTGTCGAAGGAATTAAAACAATTGGAGGAAAATCTGCTGATTACCCGGACGGTGAACAATACAAAACCTATCACGGTAAATTATGCCCTTACTGACCATGCCATCGAAACGCTGCCTGTCATTAATGCTTTGATTGAATTTGGTTTGAAGCATAGAAAGAAGATCAAAAACAAATGA
- a CDS encoding helix-turn-helix transcriptional regulator, which translates to MQRKSDIHHIESISQLVRELGLPAPLHPLIALVDYDNVSVPLLKKGEKISIDFYKVSFKLSFKGQTKYGQGYYDFEEGGLAFLKPKQIVSAPEDADSYQGFALYFHQDFIRNYPLGSSITGYGFFSYAVSEALFLSAKEKEIISQLFGTMANELEINTDSFSQDILVNQIELLLNYSNRFYNRQFLTRKAVNHEIITSLDQLLDNYFKENKGLENGLPSVQYVSQSLQLSPRYLSDMLGSFSGQNTQQYIQQVIIEKAKEKLSATNLSVSQIAYKLGFEHPQSFSKLFKSKTDLSPLAFRQSFN; encoded by the coding sequence ATGCAACGAAAATCAGACATACATCATATTGAAAGTATTTCTCAGTTAGTGCGGGAACTTGGATTGCCCGCGCCGCTGCATCCTTTGATCGCGCTGGTAGATTATGATAACGTTTCGGTTCCTCTGTTGAAAAAGGGAGAAAAAATCAGCATTGACTTTTATAAAGTCTCCTTCAAACTTTCATTTAAGGGGCAGACGAAATACGGGCAGGGTTATTATGACTTCGAAGAGGGAGGATTGGCTTTTTTGAAGCCAAAGCAAATTGTATCCGCACCTGAAGATGCGGATAGTTACCAGGGCTTTGCCTTATATTTTCATCAAGATTTTATCCGGAACTATCCATTGGGCAGTTCTATAACCGGATACGGCTTTTTCTCTTATGCCGTTTCTGAAGCATTGTTTTTATCAGCAAAAGAAAAAGAGATCATTAGCCAGTTATTCGGAACCATGGCAAATGAGTTGGAAATAAACACGGACAGCTTCAGCCAGGATATTTTAGTAAACCAGATCGAATTACTGTTGAATTACAGCAATCGGTTTTACAATCGGCAGTTCCTGACAAGGAAGGCTGTCAATCATGAGATCATCACATCATTAGATCAATTGCTAGACAATTATTTTAAGGAAAATAAAGGATTAGAAAATGGTTTGCCATCAGTTCAGTATGTCAGTCAATCATTACAATTGTCTCCCCGTTATTTGAGTGATATGCTGGGTTCGTTTTCGGGGCAGAACACACAACAATACATTCAACAGGTAATTATCGAAAAAGCAAAAGAAAAGCTTTCTGCAACTAATTTGTCTGTGAGCCAAATTGCTTATAAACTCGGGTTTGAACATCCTCAGTCTTTTAGCAAACTTTTTAAATCTAAGACGGATTTGTCGCCTTTGGCATTTAGGCAATCGTTTAACTAA
- a CDS encoding SDR family oxidoreductase, whose amino-acid sequence MRTSRESSLSGKKVILLGGTSGFGLETAMAAAEEGASVIVVSSSQQKVDSALIVLPEGSKGFIADLGDEKQVAQLFKKIGEFDHLIFTAGDELKFSDLPELDIDAAKQAINLRFWGAIMAVKHGAPHIRTGGSVTLTTGALGRRPRKGTLVISGMASAIEGLTRALAVELAPIRVNAVCAGTVKTNLLASMPELEREAFFSSIGDKLLTGRVGNTKELAEAYLYLMRGSFSTGQIIVVDGGSLLV is encoded by the coding sequence ATGAGAACTAGTAGAGAAAGCAGTTTATCCGGTAAAAAAGTGATCTTGTTAGGCGGAACATCAGGTTTTGGCTTAGAGACTGCAATGGCTGCGGCAGAAGAAGGTGCATCGGTCATTGTGGTTTCGAGCAGTCAGCAGAAGGTCGATAGCGCTTTGATTGTTCTACCTGAAGGCAGTAAGGGCTTCATTGCCGATCTTGGGGATGAAAAACAGGTAGCACAGCTTTTCAAAAAGATAGGCGAATTTGACCACCTGATTTTTACTGCAGGTGATGAATTGAAGTTTAGTGATTTGCCTGAATTAGACATTGACGCCGCAAAACAAGCGATCAACCTGCGCTTTTGGGGGGCAATTATGGCGGTGAAACATGGAGCGCCGCACATTAGAACCGGTGGTTCCGTTACACTGACCACCGGTGCATTGGGGAGGAGGCCAAGAAAGGGAACCCTCGTGATCTCAGGAATGGCGAGCGCTATCGAAGGGCTTACCCGTGCACTTGCCGTCGAACTTGCACCAATCAGAGTGAATGCGGTCTGCGCAGGCACGGTGAAGACCAATCTTTTGGCCAGTATGCCGGAATTGGAGCGGGAAGCTTTTTTCAGCAGTATTGGAGACAAATTATTAACTGGCAGGGTCGGCAATACGAAAGAACTTGCCGAAGCTTACCTCTACCTGATGCGTGGTAGTTTCAGCACAGGGCAAATAATTGTGGTTGATGGTGGCAGCTTACTGGTATAG
- a CDS encoding DUF5710 domain-containing protein has product MSIKINVPFSQKDEAKQKGAIWMNDAKTWVIPDYIENIDPFDRWLPGDGFIVKDPYLICKSSRQCWKCQKETPLIALAARTYYTCDLASEINLKWQKIKYPAFFIGIRYMDPILLPLLKEKYPFYREMPAKKTGILTWVNTCRYCQTIQGDDYNTNNSGSPFGGYQNEKKTLFRGKNMEQIQLRFDYYIDGVVFEGIYYWDGFSEAE; this is encoded by the coding sequence ATGTCTATAAAAATTAATGTTCCATTTAGCCAAAAAGACGAGGCAAAACAAAAAGGAGCTATCTGGATGAATGATGCAAAAACATGGGTAATCCCTGACTATATTGAGAATATAGATCCTTTCGATCGCTGGTTGCCGGGAGATGGTTTTATTGTCAAGGATCCCTATCTTATCTGTAAGAGCAGCCGCCAATGCTGGAAATGCCAAAAAGAAACGCCACTAATCGCATTGGCTGCAAGAACTTACTACACATGCGATTTGGCATCGGAAATAAATCTTAAATGGCAAAAGATTAAATACCCGGCTTTTTTTATAGGTATCCGATATATGGATCCCATACTTTTGCCGCTACTAAAAGAAAAATATCCCTTTTACCGGGAGATGCCCGCAAAAAAAACAGGAATACTAACCTGGGTGAACACCTGCCGCTATTGCCAAACAATACAAGGGGATGACTATAATACAAACAACTCCGGTTCTCCTTTTGGAGGATACCAAAATGAAAAGAAGACATTGTTCAGAGGTAAAAATATGGAACAAATTCAACTCAGATTTGATTATTATATAGATGGAGTAGTATTTGAAGGAATTTATTATTGGGATGGCTTCTCCGAGGCCGAATAA
- a CDS encoding SDR family oxidoreductase has translation MMQNLKDKVAVITGASSGIGKAIAIELANNGVKVVLGARRAEELKSLVEDIKNHGGEAIFLKTDVSNRTDLVALVNLAVEKYGKLDVIVNNAGVARISRIDNLDIDGWDEMVDVNLKGTLYGMAAALPVFKRQQSGHIVNIISTSGIKIVPEQGIYAGTKNAVRTIAEAFRQESDGCIRITGISPGYIKTDFAVKSVHTGEMKTAASEAVERMAISPEAIAHAVIYAISQPKDVEIGDIVIRPAKQN, from the coding sequence ATGATGCAAAATTTGAAAGACAAGGTGGCCGTTATTACGGGCGCAAGTAGCGGCATTGGTAAAGCCATTGCAATTGAATTGGCAAACAATGGTGTAAAAGTTGTTTTAGGAGCGAGAAGAGCAGAAGAGTTGAAAAGCCTGGTTGAAGATATTAAAAATCACGGTGGTGAAGCTATATTTCTGAAAACGGATGTAAGTAATAGAACTGATTTAGTTGCTTTAGTAAATTTGGCAGTTGAAAAATACGGTAAGTTAGATGTTATTGTGAATAATGCGGGTGTTGCCCGCATTAGCAGAATAGACAATTTGGATATTGACGGTTGGGACGAAATGGTTGATGTTAATCTCAAAGGTACATTGTATGGAATGGCGGCTGCACTTCCTGTATTCAAGCGACAACAGTCGGGGCATATCGTCAATATCATTTCTACATCCGGAATAAAGATCGTACCGGAACAAGGCATATATGCAGGCACAAAAAATGCGGTTCGCACTATTGCGGAGGCTTTCAGGCAGGAATCTGACGGTTGCATCAGGATCACGGGAATATCGCCCGGCTATATCAAAACGGATTTTGCGGTTAAAAGCGTACATACCGGGGAGATGAAAACGGCAGCTTCCGAGGCGGTAGAACGTATGGCCATCAGTCCTGAAGCCATTGCCCATGCGGTAATTTATGCAATCAGCCAGCCAAAAGACGTTGAAATTGGCGATATTGTCATTCGCCCCGCAAAACAAAATTGA
- a CDS encoding WG repeat-containing protein: MKKECAWLSIPLLLFVMVSASAQTPMVYDAIGFDRDSGPFVKVRKEGKVYLCHPQTMVLIDELKDHAGALFCVVKDGGYGVMHENGNLLSSFDYNEVTLLTDYTGQWYAGIPYNYQFAQVKKNGKYGLIDQQGKVIAEPRFQELMVMSSDIIGFKEDGKWGWLRVADGKIMQTPLYDELGKSYLFAHSVVIHLKGKQGIAHESGKVMINPEHERLYNIYLKTGKYLQFFKDKQSGLMDSLGKIVLPAVYGSLSSCNGSDFLRMEERGLYGLIDVNGKEVTPPLYDKINDFVRGHAVVEKAGRKGVIDKNGSLILSPVYHQIEFRNSSGQLVFGDPVVTMSDLSPVPNLSPAYLKIKAAEDKMKALPYYILVKNFNQKAGVFDWESTKVILPEKFTEISAVYQHGATYFHAFDGNRYAIYGRPGNEILPMKYNLGTDMYVNRKYNYGDLNTSPYVFPVYDEQRLGLYDVQKKKFIIPVSEVEVSWLNEKCFEVTRQVEGSSYTKESAVYHSNGELLFPYTQDIYQLKMLSDQLLMAETISKYLIFDTKGKTVFEHPEWNRNSYYRKYTTPDQKTAHASPFQSGLFKIRIKDDNLFIDETGKEVRFPGFAYVGEFYNNLAWVVREKGEQGLYGLIDIKGNVVLEPQYDQLDVLNDHVNLVRVRKGGKYGVVNDQGKVILEPRYDLISAWTPELLELSLKDKSGLADKDGKIVLEPRFDTIRRNYEGIKRTWPILVQQGEEFSFINEGASHALITGKSKIE, from the coding sequence ATGAAGAAAGAATGCGCATGGCTCTCAATCCCGTTGTTGTTATTTGTAATGGTATCCGCATCAGCACAAACACCTATGGTCTACGATGCCATCGGTTTTGATCGGGATAGTGGACCCTTTGTTAAGGTGCGAAAAGAAGGAAAAGTTTATCTCTGTCACCCGCAGACCATGGTGCTTATTGACGAACTGAAAGATCATGCCGGTGCTCTGTTCTGTGTAGTTAAAGATGGGGGATATGGCGTTATGCATGAAAACGGGAATTTACTGAGCAGCTTTGATTACAACGAGGTTACCTTACTAACCGATTATACCGGGCAATGGTATGCTGGCATTCCTTACAATTACCAGTTTGCACAGGTAAAGAAAAACGGGAAGTATGGACTTATTGACCAGCAGGGAAAGGTCATTGCTGAACCACGTTTTCAGGAACTGATGGTCATGAGCAGCGATATCATCGGCTTTAAGGAAGATGGTAAATGGGGCTGGCTGCGCGTTGCAGACGGAAAAATTATGCAGACGCCATTGTATGACGAACTCGGTAAAAGTTATTTGTTTGCACATAGCGTCGTAATCCATCTCAAGGGCAAGCAGGGGATTGCACATGAAAGTGGCAAAGTAATGATCAACCCGGAACATGAGCGCCTGTACAATATTTACCTTAAAACCGGAAAATATCTGCAGTTTTTTAAAGATAAGCAATCGGGACTGATGGATTCGCTGGGGAAAATCGTACTTCCCGCAGTCTACGGATCGTTGAGCTCCTGCAATGGCAGTGATTTTCTTCGGATGGAGGAACGTGGCCTATACGGACTGATTGATGTTAACGGTAAAGAAGTCACCCCGCCGTTATACGATAAGATCAATGACTTTGTAAGAGGGCATGCCGTTGTAGAAAAGGCAGGCAGGAAGGGTGTAATAGATAAAAATGGATCGCTGATATTGTCGCCGGTCTATCATCAGATCGAATTCAGAAACTCATCGGGACAACTGGTTTTTGGAGATCCGGTCGTGACAATGTCAGACCTGTCACCTGTACCGAACCTCTCTCCAGCGTACCTTAAAATAAAAGCCGCGGAAGATAAAATGAAGGCCTTACCTTATTATATTTTGGTAAAGAATTTTAATCAGAAAGCTGGTGTTTTCGACTGGGAAAGCACAAAAGTTATTCTACCGGAAAAATTTACAGAGATCAGCGCAGTGTATCAGCATGGCGCGACTTATTTCCATGCTTTTGACGGGAACCGTTATGCCATTTACGGTAGGCCGGGTAATGAAATATTACCGATGAAATACAACCTGGGAACCGATATGTATGTGAACAGGAAATACAACTATGGAGACCTGAATACCAGTCCGTATGTCTTCCCGGTATACGATGAGCAACGACTCGGGCTTTACGACGTACAAAAGAAGAAATTTATTATTCCTGTAAGTGAGGTAGAGGTTAGCTGGTTGAATGAAAAATGTTTTGAAGTTACCAGACAGGTGGAAGGCAGCAGCTATACTAAAGAATCAGCGGTTTATCACAGCAACGGAGAATTGCTGTTCCCTTATACCCAAGATATTTATCAGTTGAAGATGCTGAGCGATCAGCTCCTGATGGCAGAAACGATATCGAAATACCTGATTTTTGACACCAAAGGGAAAACAGTATTCGAGCACCCGGAATGGAACAGGAATAGTTATTATCGTAAGTATACCACCCCAGACCAAAAAACAGCACATGCCAGTCCTTTTCAAAGCGGGCTTTTCAAGATTCGGATCAAGGATGACAACCTGTTTATTGATGAAACGGGAAAAGAAGTTCGCTTTCCCGGCTTTGCCTATGTGGGCGAATTCTACAACAATCTGGCCTGGGTAGTTCGGGAAAAAGGAGAACAGGGATTATATGGTCTGATTGATATCAAAGGGAATGTGGTATTGGAACCGCAGTACGACCAATTGGACGTGCTCAATGACCACGTCAACCTGGTACGGGTGAGGAAAGGAGGGAAGTATGGCGTAGTGAATGACCAGGGCAAGGTTATTCTGGAACCCAGGTACGATCTGATCAGTGCATGGACGCCGGAGCTGTTGGAGCTTAGCTTAAAAGATAAGTCTGGTTTGGCAGATAAAGATGGAAAAATAGTCCTGGAACCCAGGTTCGATACCATCAGGAGAAATTACGAGGGGATAAAGCGCACCTGGCCAATCCTGGTGCAGCAAGGTGAGGAGTTCTCATTTATTAATGAAGGTGCAAGCCATGCCCTGATTACAGGAAAATCGAAAATTGAATAA